The following proteins are encoded in a genomic region of Gossypium hirsutum isolate 1008001.06 chromosome D05, Gossypium_hirsutum_v2.1, whole genome shotgun sequence:
- the LOC107937156 gene encoding uncharacterized protein, producing the protein MLTYLFVLFYRLKMSEERINDTDERMYTEDRELDETESVAPSVNPLGNQPSNVERENVRDRDESQLLRIIADALQRVAGTTPVTTSVPTVRRAPIKELRKYGATEFMSLKGVDPSTAENWMESTKRILQQLDCTPRECLICAVSLLQGEAYLWWESVVRHLPESQITWDLFQKEFQKKYIGEMYIEDKKQEFLLLQQGDMSVIDYEREFSRLSRYASEFIPTEADSCKRFLRGLRDEIKVQLVSHRITELVDLIERAKMVEQVLGLDKKTEVVRPTGKRTGTTSSNPQPKRPKEFQSGWRSSFRSDRGGRSRGKQTMISTGSVRGPSREIDIPDCQHCGKKHRGEC; encoded by the coding sequence ATGCTGAcctatttgtttgttttgttttatagattaaagatgtctGAAGAAAGAATAAATGATACTGATGAAAGAATGTATACTGAAGATAGAGAATTAGATGAAACAGAATCTGTTGCACCGAGTGTGAATCCGTTAGGCAACCAACCTTCTAATGTAGAACGAGAAAATGTCAGAGATAGAGATGAATCCCAATTACTGAGAATTATAGCTGATGCATTACAAAGAGTAGCAGGAACTACTCCTGTTACGACTTCAGTACCTACTGTTAGACGGGCTCCGATAAAGGAACTGAGGAAATATGGTGCCACTGAATTTATGAGTCTAAAAGGAGTTGATCCATCCACAGCTGAAAATTGGATGGAGTCGACTAAAAGAATTTTACAGCAATTGGATTGTACCCCCCGAGAGTGTTTAATCTGTGCCGTATCGTTGTTACAAGGGGAGGCTTATCtatggtgggaatcagtggtTCGACATTTACCAGAGAGTCAGATAACGTGGGATCTATTTCAgaaggaatttcaaaagaaatatatcggAGAGATGTATATTGAAGACAAGAAACAAGAGTTTTTGTTGCTACAACAGGGTGATATGTCAGTAATAGATTATGAGAGGGAATTCTCGAGACTCAGCAGATATGCCTCCGAGTTTATTCCGACAGAAGCCGATAGTTGTAAAAGATTTTTACGGGGTTTACGAGACGAGATCAAAGTGCAGCTAGTATCTCATCGGATCACTGAGTTAGTAGATTTGATTGAACGAGCTAAAATGGTGGAACAAGTTCTGGGCCTCGACAAAAAGACTGAAGTTGTTAGACCAACCGGGAAGCGTACAGGAACTACCAGTTCGAATCCTCAGCCGAAAAGACCAAAGGAATTCCAAAGTGGTTGGAGATCCAGTTTCAGGTCAGACAGAGGTGGTAGAAGTAGGGGAAAACAAACGATGATATCTACTGGCAGTGTGAGAGGTCCTTCCCGAGAAATAGATATTCCAGACTGCCAACACTGCGGAAAGAAACACAGAGGGGAATGTTGA
- the LOC107907450 gene encoding uncharacterized protein, translated as MFDGGLTMSFHKVNCPPVVGNLSKIRSQCRTRPNPCFAVQMSSTLVQTDENGDFYESKKISGSSSTELKSQPQNSLLSQANTVGIIGGVSVLSTLIFLEKLVWWSSRNGEECVPFVVCSEPALDGGRRPVHSSEVNGEHIIIQNLRQKRIFLEKSGARCIVMPCHISNAWHDEISESCSLPFFHIGDCVARELKEAKLKPLDAGSSVRIGVLSTCETIAVAPYQQKLQNQGFEVVLPDKETREHILMPAVESWNQRDIEGARNLLRIAIQVLLIRAVNIVILASDVLQNILPREDPLLKKCMDPMDALARTTIKWAKSAKKGFIISALKQQSGS; from the exons ATGTTTGATGGAGGGTTGACTATGTCTTTCCATAAAGTAAACTGTCCACCAGTTGTAGGTAATCTAAGTAAAATCAGAAGCCAGTGTAGAACAAGACCAAACCCATGTTTTGCAGTACAAATGTCTTCAACTCTGGTACAAACAGATGAAAATGGAGATTTTTATGAATCCAAAAAGATATCAGGTTCAAGTTCAACCGAACTAAAAAGTCAGCCCCAGAATTCCCTGCTTAGCCAAGCCAATACAGTAGGTATAATTGGAGGGGTTTCTGTTTTGTCCACTCTTATATTCCTTGAGAAACTTGTGTGGTGGAGCTCTAGGAATGGGGAGGAATGTGTTCCTTTCGTTGTCTGCAGTGAACCGGCCCTAGACGGCGGCCGCCGTCCGGTTCATTCATCGGAAGTGAATGGTGAACATATTATTATCCAGAATCTGAGGCAGAAAAGAATATTTCTCGAGAAATCTGGAGCTCGTTGCATTGTGATGCCATGCCATATCTCAAATGCATGGCATGATGAGATATCTGAGAGCTGCTCACTGCCCTTTTTTCACATTGGTGACTGTGTTGCCAGGGAGCTCAAGGAAGCGAAATTGAAGCCACTGGATGCTGGGAGCAGTGTTCGAATTGGGGTACTTTCCACCTGTGAAACCATAGCTGTTGCTCCATATCAACAAAAATTACAGAATCAG GGTTTTGAGGTGGTTTTGCCAGACAAGGAAACGAGGGAACATATTCTAATGCCAGCAGTTGAATCATGGAACCAAAGGGACATAGAAGGGGCTCGAAACTTGCTGAGAATTGCAATTCAGGTTCTTTTAATTAGAGCTGTGAATATTGTCATCCTTGCTTCGGATGTACTGCAGAACATTTTACCTCGAGAGGATCCTCTTCTTAAAAAATGTATGGATCCCATGGATGCTTTAGCCAGAACAACTATAAAATGGGCTAAATCTGCAAAGAAG GGTTTCATCATTTCAGCATTAAAGCAACAGTCGGGCAGCTAA